The Streptomonospora litoralis genome window below encodes:
- a CDS encoding winged helix-turn-helix transcriptional regulator, translating into MSHLLLLTNSNEPSDHVLPALGLLLHSVRVSPAEAGALLTTGPDRSSNTPVDAILVDARSDLAAARNLCRLLDTTGLDCPLVAVLTEGGVAALTPDWQVDDFLLTSAGPAEVEARLRLAVGQADAGSDDPDEIRRGDLVIDEATYIARLRGRILDLTFKEFELLKFLAQHPGRVFTRAQLLQEVWGYDYFGGTRTIDVHVRRLRAKLGSEYESLIGTVRNVGYRFVPDPASKAGVESAAPAEEAAPAESVRPAPFRP; encoded by the coding sequence ATGAGCCACCTGCTGCTACTGACGAACTCCAACGAACCGTCGGATCACGTTCTGCCCGCTCTCGGGCTGCTGCTGCACTCGGTCCGCGTCTCGCCCGCCGAGGCCGGTGCACTTCTCACCACCGGACCGGACCGCTCGTCGAACACGCCTGTCGACGCGATTCTCGTCGATGCGCGCAGCGACCTCGCGGCGGCCCGCAACCTCTGCCGCCTGCTCGACACCACCGGACTGGACTGCCCGCTGGTCGCCGTCCTCACCGAGGGCGGCGTAGCGGCCCTGACACCCGACTGGCAGGTCGACGACTTCCTGCTGACCTCCGCGGGCCCCGCAGAGGTCGAGGCGCGGCTGCGGCTGGCCGTCGGCCAGGCCGACGCCGGCTCCGACGATCCCGACGAGATCCGCCGCGGCGACCTCGTCATCGACGAGGCCACCTACATCGCCCGGCTGCGGGGCCGCATCCTCGACCTCACCTTCAAGGAGTTCGAGCTGCTGAAGTTCCTCGCCCAGCACCCCGGGCGGGTCTTCACGCGGGCGCAACTGCTGCAGGAGGTGTGGGGTTACGACTACTTCGGCGGCACCCGCACCATCGACGTGCACGTCCGCCGGCTGCGCGCCAAGCTGGGCAGCGAGTACGAGTCGCTGATCGGCACGGTGCGCAACGTCGGCTACCGGTTCGTGCCCGATCCCGCCTCCAAGGCGGGCGTGGAATCCGCGGCGCCCGCCGAGGAGGCCGCCCCGGCGGAGTCCGTGCGCCCGGCGCCATTCCGCCCCTGA
- a CDS encoding MoaD/ThiS family protein gives MVNGTIRYWAAAKEAAGKSEEPVSGATLAEVLESVRAAYSGDERLLRVLDRSSFVVDEYPVGTRAHADVLLDEGYVIEVLPPFAGG, from the coding sequence ATGGTGAACGGAACCATCAGGTACTGGGCGGCGGCCAAAGAGGCCGCCGGAAAATCCGAGGAGCCGGTGAGCGGCGCCACGCTGGCGGAGGTGCTGGAGTCGGTCCGGGCCGCCTACAGCGGCGACGAGCGGCTGCTGCGCGTGCTCGACCGCTCGTCGTTCGTCGTGGACGAATACCCGGTGGGCACGCGCGCGCACGCCGACGTGCTCCTCGACGAGGGATATGTCATCGAGGTGCTGCCGCCCTTCGCCGGCGGATGA
- a CDS encoding glutaredoxin family protein, protein MGEGTGGSGAAAQRTVTMLGKSDCHLCEQALEVIERVCIEVGATVEVRDLDEATAGERDDYWDKIPVTFVDGAQHDFWRVDERRLRAALTRPAGG, encoded by the coding sequence ATGGGCGAGGGCACGGGCGGCTCCGGCGCCGCCGCGCAGCGCACGGTGACCATGCTGGGCAAGTCGGACTGCCATCTGTGCGAGCAGGCCCTGGAGGTCATCGAGCGCGTGTGCATCGAGGTCGGCGCGACCGTGGAGGTGCGCGATCTCGACGAGGCCACCGCCGGCGAACGCGACGACTATTGGGACAAGATCCCCGTTACGTTCGTCGACGGCGCTCAGCACGACTTCTGGCGGGTGGACGAGCGGCGGCTGCGCGCGGCGTTGACGCGTCCGGCGGGCGGCTGA
- a CDS encoding redox-sensing transcriptional repressor Rex, with the protein MTPPAPRPRDRGIPEATVARLPVYLRALQGLDDRGILTVSSEHLAETTGVNSAKLRKDLSHLGSYGTRGVGYEVEYLIYQISRELGLTQDWSVAIVGVGNLGRALANYGGFGTRGFRIAALLDADASVLGDTVAGLSVGHIDTLEDVVAKENVSIGVIATPAVSAQEVCDRFVEAGVTSVLNFAPVVLNVPPGVDVRKVDLSIELQILAFHEQRKADGYAGLDPFGKGPA; encoded by the coding sequence GTGACCCCCCCTGCACCACGGCCCCGGGACCGGGGAATCCCCGAGGCGACCGTCGCCCGCCTCCCGGTGTACCTGCGCGCCCTACAGGGGCTCGACGACCGCGGCATCCTCACGGTCTCCTCCGAGCACCTGGCCGAGACCACCGGCGTCAACTCCGCCAAGCTGCGCAAGGACCTCTCCCACCTGGGGTCCTACGGCACCCGCGGTGTCGGCTACGAGGTCGAGTACCTCATCTACCAGATCTCGCGTGAGCTTGGTCTCACCCAGGACTGGTCGGTGGCCATCGTCGGCGTCGGCAACCTGGGGCGCGCACTCGCCAACTACGGGGGCTTCGGCACCCGCGGCTTCCGCATCGCGGCCCTGCTCGACGCGGACGCATCGGTGCTGGGGGACACGGTCGCGGGCCTCTCGGTCGGGCATATCGACACCCTGGAGGACGTTGTCGCCAAGGAGAACGTCTCGATCGGGGTAATCGCCACACCCGCGGTGTCTGCGCAGGAGGTATGCGACCGCTTCGTCGAGGCGGGCGTCACCAGTGTGCTGAATTTCGCCCCGGTGGTACTGAATGTGCCTCCGGGCGTCGATGTGCGTAAGGTCGACTTGTCCATCGAGCTGCAGATCCTGGCCTTCCACGAGCAGCGCAAGGCCGACGGCTACGCCGGCCTCGACCCGTTCGGGAAAGGGCCGGCGTGA
- a CDS encoding glutamyl-tRNA reductase, producing the protein MSVLAVGVSHRSSPVALLESVALEGQARLKVMAEMASAPSVNEALIVSTCNRTEIYADVDKFHPAVAAVTELLSWHTGVSLSELSQHAYVHFEERAVQHLFSVTCGLDSMVVGEGQILGQVRNAIKDAQEAGTLGRVLNDLGQRALRVGKRAHTETHLDHAGADMVGLGLDVALRRLGASAPDIAPGAAAADAAGCPMAASGEAVAAAPGADEVAAALPDPQPLTGLRVLVLGAGSMSALAANTVARQGAGQVTVANRTHDRAVRLAECLTEAYEPIRSRAVPFDSAAHVLGEVDLVVSCTGAQEVVLTRDDVAQAARSQARPVVFLDLALPHDIDPAVRGVAGVDLVDIEDLRQAVADGADDTSERSGAISLVRGIVDEEVAEYQSVRRAELVAPTVVALRSKARTVMESELTRLEGRLPDLDDKTRGEVTHAMRRVVDKLLHQPTVRVKELAAGPDGHSYEAALRELFDLDPGAPDAVSRIEPAPGEEG; encoded by the coding sequence ATGAGTGTCCTCGCCGTAGGAGTGAGCCATCGCAGCTCACCCGTGGCGCTGTTGGAAAGCGTCGCCTTGGAGGGGCAGGCGCGGTTGAAGGTCATGGCCGAGATGGCGTCGGCGCCCTCGGTCAACGAGGCGCTGATAGTCTCGACGTGCAACCGCACCGAGATCTACGCCGACGTCGACAAGTTCCACCCGGCCGTGGCGGCGGTGACCGAGCTCCTCTCCTGGCACACCGGCGTCTCCCTGAGCGAACTGTCCCAGCACGCGTACGTCCACTTCGAGGAACGCGCCGTCCAGCACCTCTTCTCCGTCACCTGCGGGCTGGACTCCATGGTCGTGGGCGAAGGCCAGATCCTCGGCCAGGTGCGCAACGCCATCAAGGACGCACAGGAGGCCGGCACGCTCGGCCGGGTGCTCAACGACCTCGGCCAGCGGGCGCTGCGCGTGGGCAAGCGGGCCCACACCGAGACCCACCTCGACCACGCCGGCGCGGACATGGTCGGCCTGGGATTGGACGTCGCCCTGCGGCGGCTGGGCGCCTCGGCCCCCGACATCGCGCCCGGCGCCGCCGCGGCCGACGCCGCCGGCTGCCCCATGGCGGCCTCCGGCGAAGCGGTCGCCGCCGCCCCGGGCGCCGACGAGGTCGCCGCCGCCCTGCCCGACCCGCAGCCGCTCACCGGCCTCCGCGTGCTCGTACTGGGCGCGGGATCGATGAGTGCCCTCGCCGCCAACACCGTCGCCCGCCAGGGCGCCGGCCAGGTGACCGTGGCCAACCGCACCCACGACCGCGCGGTGCGCTTGGCCGAGTGCCTCACCGAGGCCTACGAACCCATCCGCAGCCGGGCCGTGCCCTTCGACTCCGCCGCGCACGTGCTCGGCGAGGTCGACCTGGTGGTCTCCTGCACCGGCGCTCAAGAAGTCGTCCTCACCCGCGACGACGTCGCGCAGGCCGCCCGCTCGCAGGCGCGGCCGGTGGTGTTCCTCGACCTCGCGCTGCCCCACGACATCGATCCCGCCGTCCGCGGGGTCGCCGGCGTCGACCTCGTCGACATCGAGGACCTGCGCCAAGCCGTCGCCGACGGTGCCGACGACACCTCCGAGCGGTCCGGCGCCATCTCGCTGGTCCGCGGGATCGTCGACGAGGAGGTCGCCGAGTACCAGAGCGTCCGCCGCGCCGAACTCGTCGCACCCACCGTCGTCGCCCTGCGCAGCAAGGCCCGCACCGTCATGGAGTCGGAGCTGACCCGGCTGGAGGGGCGGCTGCCCGACCTCGACGACAAGACCCGCGGCGAGGTCACCCACGCCATGCGCCGTGTCGTCGACAAGCTGCTGCACCAGCCCACCGTGCGGGTGAAGGAGCTGGCCGCCGGGCCCGACGGCCACTCCTATGAGGCCGCCCTGCGCGAACTGTTCGACCTCGATCCCGGCGCGCCGGACGCCGTCAGCCGCATCGAGCCCGCTCCGGGCGAGGAGGGGTGA
- the hemC gene encoding hydroxymethylbilane synthase — MPDRPARLGTRRSPMATAQSQAVADAITARTGTAVELELITSYGDVTRAHLTQLGGTGVFVNSLREELLSGGIDFAVHSLKDLPTTPADGLTVAAVTERDDPRDALCAREGRKFSDLPAGGTVGTGSPRRAAQLAALRPDLNFVPIRGNAGTRLGKVAQGELDAVVLAYAGLARVGRIDDVTDVFEPEQVLPAPGQGALAVECRTSRAADDLAYLSAVDHTATRAAVTAERVVLAELEAGCAAPVGAYAELLDGRLRLRAAVVSHDGREAVRRERSVPLPQDGDPAEAGASLGRELAREMIGEGADRIVAAAAAENTGDAGEQHRHD, encoded by the coding sequence GTGCCCGACCGTCCGGCCCGCCTCGGCACTCGCCGCAGCCCGATGGCCACCGCCCAGTCGCAGGCCGTGGCCGACGCCATCACCGCACGCACCGGCACCGCCGTCGAGCTGGAGCTGATCACCAGCTACGGCGACGTCACCCGCGCCCACCTCACCCAGCTGGGCGGTACCGGCGTGTTCGTGAACAGCCTGCGCGAGGAGCTGCTTTCAGGCGGGATCGACTTCGCGGTGCACTCCCTCAAGGACCTCCCCACCACGCCCGCGGACGGCCTGACCGTCGCCGCCGTGACCGAGCGCGACGACCCGCGCGACGCCCTGTGCGCCCGCGAAGGCCGCAAATTCTCCGACCTGCCCGCGGGCGGGACCGTCGGCACCGGGTCTCCGCGCCGCGCGGCGCAGCTGGCCGCGCTGCGCCCCGATCTGAACTTCGTGCCGATCCGCGGCAATGCCGGCACCCGGCTGGGCAAGGTCGCCCAGGGGGAGCTGGACGCCGTCGTACTGGCCTATGCCGGCCTGGCGCGGGTGGGCCGGATCGACGACGTCACCGACGTCTTCGAGCCCGAGCAGGTCCTGCCGGCGCCCGGCCAGGGCGCCCTGGCCGTAGAGTGCCGAACCTCGCGCGCCGCCGACGACCTCGCCTACCTCTCGGCTGTGGACCACACGGCCACTCGCGCGGCCGTGACCGCCGAGCGCGTGGTGCTCGCCGAGCTGGAGGCCGGCTGCGCCGCGCCGGTGGGCGCTTACGCCGAACTGCTGGACGGACGGCTGCGGCTGCGCGCCGCGGTGGTGTCGCACGACGGCCGCGAGGCGGTGCGCCGCGAACGTTCCGTGCCGCTGCCGCAGGACGGCGACCCGGCCGAGGCGGGCGCCTCCCTGGGACGCGAGCTCGCCCGCGAGATGATCGGCGAGGGTGCGGACCGGATCGTCGCCGCCGCCGCTGCGGAGAACACGGGGGACGCGGGGGAACAGCACAGGCACGATTGA
- a CDS encoding bifunctional uroporphyrinogen-III C-methyltransferase/uroporphyrinogen-III synthase, translated as MNPQSGNQESSPSTPDASQQRGHVALVGAGPGDAELLTLRGAAALAEADVVINLREPGPELAKYREALLRHCGEDTAVIDQAECGGEIDAVAVGHAREGRRVVRLYSGDPLLGCRGAELTAACREAGVEYEIVPGLSSVTAVPAFAGVPLLPEGVNEARIVDGRDPDLDWERLAHGDASLVVMFPDAPDGDGAKHSGPGFDRLCKTLIAAGKPASTPVAVVRMGSTTEQTTVASTLQRLNADLKAADAKGHNVTAPALFLMGKGVTGDKEPSWFEGRPLFGWRILVPRTREQAAGLSDQLRGYGAVPEQVPTISVEPPRTPQQMERAVRGLVTGRYQWVAFTSVNAVKAIRERFEEYGLDARAFAGVKVAAVGEQTAAALRDFGIQPDLTPPAESQSGSGLVEVWPPYDAELDPIERVLLPRADIATETLSAGLTDLGWEVDDVTAYRTVRAAPPPAPVREAIKGGGFDAVLFTSSSTVRNLVGIAGKPHNTTVIAVIGPETAKTAQEFGLRVDVVAPKTSVSALAEALAEYGATQRAEAIAAGKPALKPSQKRRGRRRKTV; from the coding sequence GTGAATCCGCAGAGTGGTAACCAGGAGTCGTCGCCGAGCACGCCGGACGCATCCCAGCAGCGCGGACACGTCGCCTTGGTGGGGGCGGGTCCCGGCGACGCCGAGCTGCTGACTCTGCGGGGCGCCGCGGCGCTCGCCGAGGCCGACGTCGTCATCAACCTCCGCGAGCCCGGCCCCGAGCTGGCCAAGTACCGCGAGGCGCTGCTGCGGCACTGCGGCGAGGACACCGCCGTGATCGACCAGGCCGAGTGCGGCGGCGAGATCGACGCCGTCGCCGTGGGCCACGCCCGCGAGGGCAGGCGCGTCGTGCGCCTCTACAGCGGCGACCCGCTGCTGGGCTGCCGCGGCGCCGAACTGACGGCGGCCTGCCGAGAGGCCGGAGTCGAGTACGAGATCGTGCCCGGACTCTCGTCGGTGACCGCCGTGCCCGCCTTCGCCGGTGTCCCGCTGCTGCCCGAGGGCGTCAACGAGGCGCGCATCGTCGACGGCCGTGACCCTGATCTGGACTGGGAGCGGCTGGCCCACGGCGACGCCAGCCTCGTCGTGATGTTCCCCGACGCGCCCGACGGCGACGGCGCCAAGCACAGCGGCCCCGGTTTCGACCGCCTGTGCAAGACCCTGATCGCCGCCGGCAAACCGGCGAGCACCCCCGTCGCGGTCGTGCGCATGGGCTCGACCACCGAGCAGACCACGGTCGCGTCGACGCTGCAGCGGCTGAACGCGGACCTCAAGGCCGCCGACGCCAAGGGGCATAACGTCACCGCGCCCGCCCTGTTCCTCATGGGCAAGGGCGTCACCGGGGACAAGGAGCCGTCCTGGTTCGAGGGCCGCCCGCTGTTCGGCTGGCGGATTCTGGTGCCCCGCACCCGGGAGCAGGCCGCCGGGCTCTCCGACCAGCTGCGCGGCTACGGCGCCGTGCCCGAGCAGGTGCCGACGATCTCGGTGGAGCCGCCCCGCACACCCCAGCAGATGGAGCGCGCTGTGCGCGGGCTGGTCACCGGCCGCTACCAGTGGGTGGCCTTCACCTCCGTCAACGCCGTCAAGGCCATCCGCGAGCGCTTCGAGGAGTACGGCCTGGACGCCCGCGCCTTCGCCGGGGTGAAGGTCGCCGCGGTCGGCGAGCAGACCGCGGCCGCGCTGCGCGACTTCGGCATCCAGCCCGACCTCACACCGCCCGCCGAGAGCCAGTCGGGCTCCGGCCTGGTCGAGGTGTGGCCGCCCTACGACGCCGAGCTGGACCCCATCGAGCGGGTGCTGCTGCCGCGCGCCGACATCGCGACCGAGACCCTTTCGGCCGGGCTCACCGACCTCGGCTGGGAGGTCGACGACGTCACCGCTTACCGCACTGTGCGGGCGGCGCCGCCGCCCGCCCCGGTCCGCGAGGCGATCAAGGGCGGCGGCTTCGACGCGGTGCTGTTCACGTCCTCCTCCACCGTCCGCAACCTCGTGGGGATCGCGGGCAAGCCGCACAACACGACGGTGATCGCGGTGATCGGGCCCGAGACCGCCAAGACGGCCCAGGAGTTCGGGCTGCGTGTCGACGTCGTCGCGCCGAAAACCTCGGTTTCGGCCCTGGCGGAGGCGCTCGCGGAGTACGGTGCCACCCAGCGGGCCGAGGCGATCGCCGCCGGCAAGCCGGCACTCAAGCCCAGCCAGAAGCGGCGCGGGCGGCGCCGCAAGACCGTGTGA
- the hemB gene encoding porphobilinogen synthase, giving the protein MNAHFPAARPRRLRRTPALRRLVAETRVRPEELILPLFVKEGIGEPNPVASMPGVVQHTRDSARKAAQEAAEAGVGGLMLFGIPEFKDERGSGADDPGGVVQRSLRDLSADLAGDIVIMADLCLDEYTSHGHCGLLTPAGEVDNDATLERYAAVAIAQAAAGVEVVGPSGMMDGQVAAIRAALDGAGYTDVAVLAYAAKYASAFYGPFREAAEGAPQFGDRNGYQQDPANAVEALREVELDIAEGADMVMVKPGLAYLDIVARIAERVSVPVSAYQVSGEYAMIEAAAEKGWLDRERVMLETLLSYRRAGAGQILTYWATEAARLLR; this is encoded by the coding sequence ATGAACGCCCACTTCCCCGCGGCGCGGCCCCGCCGGCTGCGCCGTACACCCGCATTGCGGCGGCTGGTCGCCGAGACCCGGGTGCGGCCCGAGGAGCTCATCCTGCCGCTGTTCGTCAAGGAGGGCATCGGCGAGCCCAACCCGGTCGCCTCCATGCCCGGTGTCGTGCAGCACACCCGCGACAGTGCCCGCAAGGCCGCCCAGGAGGCCGCCGAGGCCGGAGTGGGCGGCCTCATGCTGTTCGGCATCCCCGAGTTCAAGGACGAGCGCGGCTCCGGCGCGGACGACCCCGGCGGCGTGGTGCAGCGGTCGCTGCGCGACCTCTCCGCCGACCTCGCCGGCGACATCGTGATCATGGCCGACCTCTGCCTGGACGAGTACACCTCCCACGGCCACTGCGGACTGCTCACCCCCGCGGGCGAGGTCGACAACGACGCGACCCTGGAGCGCTACGCCGCCGTCGCCATCGCCCAGGCGGCCGCCGGGGTGGAGGTGGTGGGCCCCAGCGGCATGATGGACGGCCAGGTCGCCGCCATCCGCGCCGCGCTGGACGGCGCCGGCTACACCGACGTCGCCGTCCTCGCCTACGCCGCCAAGTACGCCTCCGCGTTTTACGGCCCCTTCCGGGAGGCAGCCGAGGGCGCGCCGCAGTTCGGCGACCGCAACGGCTATCAGCAGGACCCCGCCAACGCCGTGGAGGCGCTGCGCGAAGTGGAGCTGGACATCGCCGAGGGCGCCGACATGGTTATGGTCAAACCCGGGCTGGCCTACCTGGACATCGTCGCCAGAATCGCCGAGCGCGTATCGGTCCCGGTGTCGGCCTACCAGGTCAGCGGCGAATACGCGATGATCGAGGCCGCCGCCGAGAAGGGCTGGCTGGACCGCGAGAGGGTGATGTTGGAGACCTTGCTCTCCTACCGCCGCGCCGGAGCCGGACAGATCCTCACCTACTGGGCCACGGAGGCGGCGCGACTGCTCCGCTGA
- a CDS encoding bifunctional DNA primase/polymerase, protein MAQVVQRRKRRRSVEGMLSAALRYAALGWPVCRGAAPSGTGGRACGCDRVGCPDPGAHPVSATWGLEATTDSEKIRGWWSTDPEANVILPTGRVFDVFDVPAGAGVMALARMGRAGVHAGPVAAVDAQRYLFFVATRSPVDEDEWWSCHLDCIPERIEESPGLRWHCRDSYVLAAPSVLPSGNAVSWIRAPHTSPEETSLPDPITVLDILSDSCEEFLPS, encoded by the coding sequence GTGGCTCAAGTTGTGCAGAGACGGAAGCGCCGCCGCTCGGTGGAGGGCATGCTGAGCGCCGCCCTGCGCTACGCGGCGCTCGGCTGGCCGGTGTGCCGCGGTGCGGCCCCCTCGGGAACCGGCGGGCGCGCCTGCGGATGCGATCGCGTGGGCTGCCCCGACCCCGGCGCCCATCCCGTCTCGGCCACCTGGGGGCTGGAGGCCACCACCGACTCGGAGAAGATCCGCGGATGGTGGAGCACCGACCCCGAGGCGAACGTCATCCTGCCCACCGGCCGGGTCTTCGACGTGTTCGACGTCCCGGCGGGCGCGGGGGTCATGGCGCTGGCGCGCATGGGCCGCGCCGGAGTGCACGCCGGCCCCGTCGCCGCGGTCGACGCGCAGCGCTACCTGTTCTTCGTCGCCACCCGCTCGCCCGTCGACGAAGACGAGTGGTGGTCCTGCCACCTCGACTGCATCCCCGAGCGCATCGAGGAGAGCCCCGGTCTGCGCTGGCACTGCCGCGACAGCTACGTCCTCGCCGCCCCCTCGGTGCTGCCGTCGGGCAACGCCGTCTCCTGGATCCGCGCGCCGCACACCTCGCCCGAGGAGACATCGCTGCCCGACCCCATCACAGTTCTGGACATCCTCTCCGACTCCTGCGAGGAGTTCCTGCCGTCCTGA
- a CDS encoding alpha/beta fold hydrolase, translating to MADFVLVPGAWLGAWAWDEVVPRLRTAGHGVHPVTLTGLVGEDDGRADGEHDAVGLETHVQDVVRAVEDRGLKEAVLVGHSYSGIPVAMAAERIGARLARLVLVDAEIPVEGRSFANSLWDGGGMAAAAIRHNGGFWAPLIAEDFEGQGLSQQQVERIVAGSVPHPGASLTEPASLARSLSELPATYVKCLLDGPEPRTEVAELLQGERWDLVEMHTGHWPMFSRPQELARVLMETTGARS from the coding sequence ATGGCTGATTTCGTGCTTGTACCCGGCGCCTGGCTGGGCGCGTGGGCGTGGGACGAGGTGGTGCCGCGGCTGCGCACCGCCGGACACGGAGTCCACCCCGTGACGCTTACCGGCCTCGTCGGCGAGGACGACGGCCGCGCCGACGGGGAGCACGACGCCGTCGGCCTGGAGACGCACGTGCAGGACGTCGTGCGTGCGGTGGAGGACCGCGGCCTGAAGGAAGCGGTGCTGGTAGGGCACAGCTACTCGGGCATCCCGGTGGCCATGGCCGCCGAGCGGATCGGCGCGCGCCTCGCACGGCTCGTCTTGGTCGACGCCGAGATTCCGGTCGAGGGACGCTCGTTCGCGAACAGCCTGTGGGACGGCGGCGGGATGGCCGCCGCGGCGATCCGGCACAACGGCGGTTTCTGGGCGCCGCTGATAGCCGAGGACTTCGAGGGCCAAGGGCTGAGCCAGCAGCAGGTCGAACGGATCGTGGCGGGCTCCGTGCCGCACCCGGGCGCCTCGCTGACCGAGCCTGCCTCGCTGGCGCGCTCCCTGAGCGAGCTGCCGGCGACCTACGTAAAATGCCTGCTCGACGGCCCCGAGCCGCGCACGGAGGTGGCCGAGCTGCTGCAAGGAGAACGCTGGGACCTGGTGGAGATGCACACCGGCCACTGGCCGATGTTCTCCCGCCCCCAAGAGCTGGCCCGTGTGCTCATGGAGACGACCGGGGCGCGCTCCTGA